In one window of Prevotella sp. E13-17 DNA:
- a CDS encoding HAD family phosphatase, translating to MKTLKAALFDLDGVVFDTEKQYTVFWGVQCRLYHPEHPGLEHEIKGQTLEQIYDRWWSGELAQERAVITQRLNDFEAQMAFEYVEDFERFVTDLRAHGVKTAVVTSSNQPKMQSVFRARTEFQSLFDAILTSEDFDESKPSPDCYLKGAARFGLTPSECVVFEDSFNGLKSGRAAEMYVVGLTTTNSKESIRSLSDIQIANYKGLSYDSLIQLINA from the coding sequence ATGAAAACATTGAAAGCAGCTCTGTTTGACCTCGACGGTGTCGTTTTTGACACCGAGAAACAGTACACCGTGTTTTGGGGTGTTCAGTGTCGTCTGTACCATCCCGAGCATCCTGGATTGGAACATGAGATAAAAGGTCAAACGCTGGAACAGATATATGACCGTTGGTGGAGTGGGGAACTGGCGCAGGAACGCGCTGTGATCACTCAGCGCCTCAACGATTTCGAGGCACAGATGGCTTTTGAGTATGTAGAGGACTTCGAGCGTTTCGTGACCGACTTGCGTGCCCATGGTGTAAAGACAGCTGTGGTGACCAGCTCTAATCAGCCCAAGATGCAAAGTGTTTTTCGAGCCAGAACGGAGTTTCAGTCGCTCTTTGACGCTATACTCACCAGCGAGGATTTCGATGAGAGCAAACCTTCGCCCGACTGTTACTTGAAGGGAGCTGCCCGTTTCGGTCTGACGCCCTCTGAGTGTGTCGTCTTTGAAGATAGCTTCAACGGGCTCAAGTCAGGTCGTGCAGCAGAGATGTATGTGGTAGGTCTGACAACGACCAATTCAAAAGAATCAATCAGATCGCTATCTGACATACAGATAGCCAATTATAAAGGACTGTCATACGATAGTCTTATTCAACTAATTAACGCTTAA
- a CDS encoding manganese efflux pump MntP family protein, with protein MSLLDIILLSIALAMDCFTVSIASGFILRVKSWRVILQLSFLFGIFQAMMPLVGWLSMGHFTQYVESFGHWLSFGLLAFLGGKMVRESFLPEEHQTFNPRKFRTQLLLAVATSIDAFAVGISLAVTGYTSLSSLAEPLVWIGFGSFFFGVVGHLLGLRFGNLANRYIRPELLGGIILIAIGVKVLLS; from the coding sequence ATGAGTTTATTAGATATTATATTACTTTCAATAGCGCTTGCGATGGACTGCTTTACGGTATCCATCGCAAGCGGCTTTATTCTTCGCGTCAAATCGTGGCGTGTGATTCTCCAGCTCAGTTTCCTCTTTGGCATCTTCCAAGCCATGATGCCACTTGTCGGTTGGTTGTCGATGGGCCATTTTACCCAATACGTTGAAAGCTTCGGGCATTGGCTTTCCTTTGGCCTATTGGCCTTCCTTGGAGGAAAGATGGTTCGTGAATCGTTTTTGCCCGAAGAGCATCAGACGTTCAATCCCCGCAAGTTTCGCACCCAGTTACTACTGGCCGTGGCCACCAGTATTGATGCTTTTGCTGTAGGCATCTCGTTGGCCGTAACGGGCTATACGAGCCTATCGTCATTGGCAGAGCCATTAGTATGGATAGGCTTTGGCTCTTTCTTTTTTGGCGTGGTAGGCCATTTGTTGGGCTTGCGTTTTGGCAACTTAGCCAACCGTTATATTCGTCCCGAACTGTTAGGTGGTATCATCCTTATAGCTATCGGCGTAAAGGTGTTGTTGAGTTAA
- a CDS encoding NADH-quinone oxidoreductase subunit N codes for MNYSQFLNMIPEATLMLALVLVFFADFALHKSERKTFVLGVLTGALLLCQLVPCFLSEPATAFGGMYVSSPIVNVMKTILTLGTFIVVVMSQKWMASNTKLSGEFYMLVLSTLLGMYMMMSAGHFLLFFLGLEMASVPMACLVAFDRYKKKSAEAAAKYILTATFSSGVMLYGISFLYGAVGTLYFDDMANAIELTPLSIMGMVFFFSGLGFKISLVPFHFWTADTYEGAPTPVTGYLSVVSKGAATLTLAIILMHVFGRLVEYWEPLLWIVIMLTITVGNLFAIRQTELKRFMAFSSISQAGYIMLAVIGNSAQSLTALTFYVLVYVAANMAVFTVISAVEENNGGRTDMAAYNGLYATNPKLSLLMTLALFSLAGIPPFAGMFSKFFVFMAAVGGHENAPFWPYFVVFIALINTVVSLYYYLLIVKAMYITKTDEPLPAFKNGAAINWSLAICTVGILLFGVCSCIYEWIDKAAVAL; via the coding sequence ATGAACTATTCGCAATTCTTAAATATGATTCCAGAGGCCACGCTGATGCTGGCCTTGGTACTGGTATTCTTTGCCGACTTTGCACTGCATAAGAGCGAGCGCAAGACGTTTGTACTTGGTGTTCTGACCGGTGCGTTGTTGTTATGCCAGCTGGTACCTTGCTTCCTGTCAGAGCCTGCTACGGCTTTCGGTGGCATGTATGTGTCTTCTCCTATTGTCAATGTCATGAAGACCATCCTGACGCTGGGTACCTTCATTGTGGTTGTCATGTCGCAGAAGTGGATGGCTTCCAACACAAAACTCTCAGGAGAGTTCTATATGTTGGTGCTTTCAACGCTCTTGGGCATGTATATGATGATGTCTGCAGGCCATTTCCTGCTGTTCTTCCTTGGTCTGGAGATGGCCTCAGTGCCTATGGCATGTTTGGTTGCCTTCGACCGTTATAAGAAGAAATCAGCCGAGGCAGCAGCAAAGTATATCCTCACAGCTACCTTCTCGAGCGGTGTGATGCTTTATGGTATCTCGTTCCTCTATGGTGCGGTGGGCACTTTGTATTTCGACGACATGGCCAACGCCATCGAGTTGACACCACTTTCTATTATGGGCATGGTGTTCTTCTTCAGTGGCTTGGGCTTCAAGATCTCACTTGTTCCTTTCCACTTTTGGACAGCAGACACCTACGAAGGAGCTCCCACCCCTGTCACGGGCTATCTGAGTGTCGTGTCGAAGGGTGCTGCCACGCTGACGCTTGCTATCATTTTGATGCATGTGTTTGGACGTTTGGTTGAGTATTGGGAACCCCTGCTATGGATCGTTATCATGCTGACCATCACGGTGGGTAACCTGTTTGCTATCCGTCAGACCGAGCTGAAGCGCTTCATGGCGTTCTCGTCTATCTCTCAGGCAGGTTATATCATGTTGGCAGTGATTGGAAACTCTGCACAGAGCCTGACCGCCCTGACTTTCTACGTGTTGGTATATGTGGCAGCAAACATGGCTGTGTTCACCGTTATCAGTGCTGTAGAGGAGAACAATGGCGGCCGTACGGATATGGCTGCATACAACGGACTGTATGCTACTAATCCCAAGTTGTCGCTGCTGATGACACTGGCCCTGTTCTCATTGGCTGGCATTCCTCCTTTTGCCGGTATGTTCTCGAAGTTCTTTGTCTTCATGGCAGCTGTCGGTGGCCACGAGAATGCCCCCTTCTGGCCATACTTCGTGGTGTTTATTGCCCTGATCAATACGGTCGTGTCGCTCTACTACTACCTGCTGATTGTGAAGGCTATGTATATCACAAAGACCGACGAGCCACTGCCTGCCTTTAAGAATGGTGCAGCCATCAATTGGAGTTTAGCCATCTGCACGGTTGGCATTCTGCTGTTTGGTGTATGTTCGTGCATCTACGAGTGGATTGACAAGGCTGCTGTAGCTTTGTAA
- a CDS encoding NuoM family protein, which produces MNILSLFVLIPALMLLGLWVARNVNQVRGVMVAGSSLLLALSIWLCYYFVSQRSAGNADEMLLVASTPWFKPLNIAYSVGVDGISVVMLLLSSIIVFTGTFASWQLKPMTKEYFLWFTLLSTGVYGFFICTDMFTMFMFYEVALIPMYLLIGVWGSGRKEYSAMKLTLMLMGGSALLILGILGIYYFSGHTTMNVNEIAAMHNIDPDIQNVFFPFIFIGFGVLGALFPFHTWSPDGHASAPTAVSMLHAGVLMKLGGYGCFRIAMYLLPDAAQDLSWIFLILTTISVVYGALSACVQTDLKYINAYSSVSHCGLVLFALLMMSQTAVTGAILQMLSHGLMTALFFALIGMIYGRTHTRDIRELAGLMKIMPFLAVGYVIAGLANLGLPGFSGFIAEMTIFVGSFGAKPLAGDPDTSFRMVATIIACTSIVVTAVYILRVVGKILYGEVENKHYLELTDATWDERFAVVCLIFCVAGLGVCPFFFSDMISPAAGNILRSIGVM; this is translated from the coding sequence ATGAATATACTTAGTTTATTTGTACTGATTCCCGCACTGATGCTTTTGGGATTGTGGGTAGCCCGCAATGTCAATCAGGTGCGCGGTGTGATGGTGGCTGGCTCATCGTTGCTGCTGGCCCTGTCTATATGGCTCTGCTACTATTTCGTAAGCCAGCGTAGCGCAGGCAATGCAGACGAGATGTTACTCGTAGCCTCGACACCTTGGTTCAAGCCTCTAAACATCGCTTATAGCGTGGGCGTGGACGGCATCTCCGTCGTGATGCTTTTGTTGTCGAGTATCATTGTTTTTACAGGAACCTTTGCCTCATGGCAATTGAAGCCAATGACCAAGGAGTATTTCCTCTGGTTCACCCTTCTTTCAACGGGTGTTTATGGCTTCTTCATCTGTACCGACATGTTCACCATGTTCATGTTCTACGAGGTTGCTCTGATACCAATGTATCTGTTGATTGGCGTATGGGGTAGTGGTCGTAAGGAATATTCGGCTATGAAACTGACCCTGATGCTGATGGGTGGTTCTGCATTGCTCATTCTTGGCATTCTTGGTATCTACTATTTCAGTGGTCATACAACGATGAATGTCAATGAGATTGCAGCGATGCACAATATCGATCCCGATATTCAGAATGTATTCTTCCCCTTTATCTTCATTGGTTTCGGTGTGCTGGGTGCACTGTTCCCATTCCACACATGGTCGCCTGACGGTCATGCTTCGGCTCCTACTGCAGTGTCGATGCTTCACGCGGGTGTCTTGATGAAATTGGGTGGCTATGGCTGTTTCCGTATCGCTATGTACCTGTTGCCAGACGCAGCGCAAGATCTGTCTTGGATCTTCTTGATCCTGACGACCATCTCTGTGGTCTATGGTGCCCTTTCAGCATGTGTCCAGACCGACTTGAAGTATATCAATGCCTATTCTTCGGTTTCGCACTGTGGACTCGTGCTCTTTGCCCTTCTGATGATGTCGCAGACAGCCGTAACAGGTGCTATCCTTCAGATGCTTTCTCACGGTCTGATGACAGCCCTCTTCTTTGCATTGATTGGTATGATATATGGTCGTACGCACACACGTGACATTCGTGAGCTGGCCGGTCTGATGAAGATCATGCCATTCTTGGCAGTGGGCTACGTGATTGCCGGTCTTGCCAACTTAGGCCTTCCAGGCTTCTCTGGCTTCATTGCAGAGATGACCATCTTTGTCGGCTCATTTGGTGCAAAACCTTTAGCTGGCGATCCCGATACCTCGTTCCGCATGGTTGCAACGATTATCGCATGTACGTCTATTGTAGTTACAGCAGTTTATATCTTGCGAGTAGTCGGTAAGATCCTTTATGGTGAGGTCGAGAACAAACATTATCTGGAACTGACCGATGCAACATGGGATGAGCGCTTTGCTGTTGTTTGCCTGATATTCTGTGTCGCTGGTTTAGGTGTATGCCCATTCTTCTTCAGCGATATGATTTCGCCAGCAGCAGGTAACATTCTTCGTTCAATTGGTGTAATGTAA
- the nuoL gene encoding NADH-quinone oxidoreductase subunit L yields the protein MIYELSYLILLLPLLSFLVLGLAGMKMQHKTAGLIGTCSLSLVTILSYWTAFTYFTADRVNGIYQTIVPFNFTWLPLGNLHFDMGILLDPISVMMLVVISTVSLMVHIYSFGYMHGEKGFQRYYAFLSLFTMSMLGLVLATNIFQMYMFWELVGVSSYLLIGFYYPLKPAIAASKKAFIVTRFADMFFLVGILTFGYFTDSFSFSFAGDIVMGQGTTPFIEANISKAVAAGGFIIPTALVLMFIGGAGKSAMFPLHIWLPDAMEGPTPVSALIHAATMVVAGVFQIARMFPLWIEYAPQAMSIVVWVGVITAFYAAAVACAQSDIKRVLAFSTISQIAFMMVALGVSLPGHHGAVLDNHAQLGYMAGMFHLFTHAMFKACLFLGAGCIIHAVHSNEMALMGGLRKYMPITHITFLISCLAIAGIPFFSGFSSKDEIITACMAYSPVVGWIMTGIAAMTAFYMFRLYYGIFWGTENKEAHEHHTPHEAPLTMTLPLIVLCVITVGVGVYTTIAGFAGWGGSFGSFVSAAGTDYTIHFNTQIAATSTVIAILSICLATYIYKGESQPIADRLYKTFPKLHRAAYKRFYQDEIWQFVTHRIIFRCVSTPIAWFDRHVVDGTFNFLAWGANEGGESLRAWQSGDVRKYAVWFLTGTIALTLILLCI from the coding sequence ATGATCTACGAATTATCTTATTTGATTCTGCTTCTGCCGCTATTGTCCTTCCTCGTGTTGGGACTGGCAGGCATGAAGATGCAACACAAGACTGCCGGACTGATCGGCACTTGTTCGCTGTCGTTGGTTACGATTCTGTCTTACTGGACGGCCTTTACTTATTTTACGGCCGATCGAGTGAACGGTATCTACCAGACTATCGTTCCATTCAACTTCACATGGTTGCCACTGGGTAATCTGCACTTCGATATGGGTATCCTTCTGGATCCTATTTCGGTGATGATGCTTGTAGTCATCTCTACGGTGTCGTTGATGGTACACATTTACTCGTTTGGCTATATGCATGGCGAGAAAGGCTTCCAGCGTTACTATGCGTTTCTGAGCCTGTTCACCATGTCAATGCTGGGTCTGGTGTTAGCCACCAACATTTTCCAGATGTATATGTTCTGGGAGCTGGTGGGTGTTTCTTCTTATCTGCTTATTGGCTTCTACTATCCTTTGAAGCCTGCTATCGCAGCCAGTAAGAAGGCATTCATCGTGACTCGTTTTGCTGATATGTTCTTCCTGGTGGGCATTCTGACTTTTGGTTACTTCACAGATTCATTCAGCTTCTCGTTTGCTGGCGATATCGTGATGGGGCAAGGCACCACACCCTTTATCGAGGCTAATATCTCAAAGGCTGTGGCCGCAGGTGGTTTCATCATTCCCACGGCGCTGGTGCTGATGTTTATTGGTGGAGCCGGTAAGAGTGCTATGTTCCCACTGCACATCTGGTTGCCCGATGCCATGGAGGGTCCTACGCCTGTATCAGCCCTGATTCACGCTGCTACCATGGTTGTGGCCGGTGTGTTCCAGATTGCACGCATGTTCCCACTTTGGATTGAGTATGCCCCTCAGGCCATGAGCATCGTGGTGTGGGTGGGTGTCATCACCGCTTTCTATGCAGCTGCTGTGGCTTGCGCCCAGAGCGACATCAAGCGCGTGCTGGCCTTCTCTACGATTTCTCAGATAGCTTTTATGATGGTGGCACTTGGCGTTTCGCTGCCAGGTCATCATGGTGCTGTGCTTGATAACCATGCCCAGCTGGGTTACATGGCAGGTATGTTCCATCTGTTTACTCATGCCATGTTCAAGGCCTGTCTGTTCCTGGGTGCCGGCTGTATTATTCATGCCGTACACAGCAACGAGATGGCACTGATGGGCGGTCTGCGCAAGTATATGCCAATCACTCACATCACCTTCCTCATCTCTTGTCTGGCGATTGCTGGTATTCCCTTCTTCTCGGGATTCAGTTCAAAGGATGAGATTATCACCGCCTGCATGGCATATAGCCCTGTGGTAGGTTGGATCATGACGGGTATCGCTGCTATGACAGCCTTCTACATGTTCCGCCTGTACTACGGCATCTTCTGGGGAACAGAGAATAAGGAGGCTCATGAGCACCACACACCTCATGAAGCTCCTCTCACCATGACATTGCCTCTGATTGTGCTCTGCGTGATCACTGTAGGTGTGGGTGTTTACACCACCATCGCTGGTTTTGCTGGCTGGGGCGGTTCGTTCGGCAGCTTCGTTTCGGCAGCTGGTACCGACTACACTATCCACTTCAACACGCAGATTGCAGCAACCTCTACTGTTATTGCGATTCTGAGCATCTGTCTCGCCACATATATTTATAAAGGTGAGAGTCAGCCTATCGCCGATCGCCTGTACAAGACGTTCCCCAAGTTGCACCGTGCAGCCTACAAGCGCTTCTATCAGGATGAGATTTGGCAGTTTGTTACGCATCGCATTATCTTCCGTTGTGTATCAACACCTATTGCCTGGTTCGATCGTCATGTTGTAGATGGCACGTTCAACTTTCTGGCATGGGGTGCCAATGAGGGCGGCGAAAGCCTCCGTGCTTGGCAGAGCGGCGATGTACGCAAGTATGCCGTTTGGTTCCTTACCGGCACTATCGCATTAACATTAATCCTTTTATGCATCTAA
- the nuoK gene encoding NADH-quinone oxidoreductase subunit NuoK: MVPVECYFVLSALLFFIGVFGFVTRRNLIAMLISIELVLNAVDINFAAFNRLLFPGEFEGFFMTLFSIGVSAAESAVAIAIIINVYRNFKSDSVESITNMKG, from the coding sequence ATGGTACCTGTAGAATGTTATTTCGTGCTGAGTGCACTATTGTTCTTTATTGGTGTTTTCGGCTTTGTCACCCGTCGCAATCTGATTGCCATGCTCATCTCTATTGAGTTGGTGCTGAATGCCGTTGATATCAACTTTGCAGCATTCAACCGTCTGCTTTTCCCTGGTGAGTTTGAGGGCTTCTTTATGACCCTGTTCTCTATCGGTGTAAGTGCGGCAGAAAGTGCTGTAGCAATTGCCATCATTATCAATGTCTATCGCAACTTCAAGAGCGATAGCGTGGAAAGTATCACTAACATGAAAGGATAA
- a CDS encoding NADH-quinone oxidoreductase subunit J — MANLVVFCILAVVILGSALLCVMTKRIMRAATFMLFVLFGVAGLYFLLDYTYLGAAQIAVYAGGVTMIYVFAIQLVSKRTLQGLIERVKCSRMLWAGLVTLVGLATVILVFLKNEYILWGGMMPDAEVPMKEIGHALVGSDKYQYVLPFEFISVFLLACIIGGLVVSRKKED; from the coding sequence ATGGCAAATTTAGTAGTATTTTGCATTCTTGCTGTTGTCATCCTTGGTTCAGCTCTGCTGTGTGTGATGACAAAGCGAATCATGCGAGCTGCAACATTCATGTTGTTTGTGCTCTTTGGCGTAGCAGGTCTTTACTTCCTGCTCGATTATACATATCTTGGTGCAGCTCAGATAGCTGTTTACGCTGGTGGTGTAACCATGATATATGTGTTTGCTATTCAGCTTGTTAGCAAGCGAACGCTTCAGGGACTGATTGAGCGCGTTAAGTGTTCGCGTATGCTTTGGGCTGGCCTGGTCACGCTGGTTGGTCTGGCAACTGTCATCTTGGTGTTCCTCAAGAACGAGTACATCTTGTGGGGCGGTATGATGCCCGATGCAGAGGTGCCCATGAAAGAGATAGGCCATGCATTGGTGGGTAGCGACAAGTATCAGTATGTACTGCCTTTCGAGTTCATCTCAGTGTTCCTGCTGGCATGTATTATCGGTGGTTTGGTTGTTTCACGTAAAAAGGAGGATTAA
- a CDS encoding NADH-quinone oxidoreductase subunit I, producing the protein MENNKSYFGELGRGIKTLATGMKVTIGEYFKDYWTNKSTEQYPENRKTTLHVAKRHRGRLVFKRNEDGAYRCTACTLCEKACPNGTIKITAHMAEDPETGKKKKVLDDYQYDLGDCMFCQLCTNACNFDAIGFTNDFENATFDRDALVLHLDKEVYQGGSLPNIQDGGAEWQVGKFNTKKK; encoded by the coding sequence ATGGAAAATAATAAATCATATTTCGGAGAACTGGGACGCGGCATCAAGACGTTGGCTACCGGTATGAAGGTCACCATCGGTGAATACTTCAAGGACTACTGGACCAATAAGTCAACAGAGCAGTATCCCGAGAACCGTAAGACTACGCTCCACGTGGCAAAGCGCCACCGCGGGCGTCTGGTCTTCAAGCGCAATGAAGATGGTGCCTATAGATGTACGGCATGCACACTCTGTGAGAAAGCGTGTCCTAATGGTACGATCAAGATAACGGCTCACATGGCCGAAGACCCAGAAACGGGCAAAAAGAAAAAGGTGCTAGACGACTATCAGTATGATCTTGGCGACTGTATGTTCTGCCAGTTGTGTACCAACGCTTGTAACTTTGACGCTATCGGGTTTACGAACGACTTTGAGAATGCAACGTTTGACAGAGATGCGCTGGTGCTTCATCTTGACAAAGAAGTCTATCAGGGTGGTTCACTACCCAACATCCAGGATGGTGGTGCCGAATGGCAAGTAGGTAAGTTTAACACAAAAAAGAAGTAA
- the nuoH gene encoding NADH-quinone oxidoreductase subunit NuoH, with product MFDFSQVTTWFHDLLTLTCGLGDFWAILIECVLVGAAVLGAYSVIAMILIFMERKVCAYFQCRIGPVRVGPWGLLQVVADVLKMLIKEIFFVDKADKLLYIVAPFLVIFGSVGAFCFLPWNRGAQILDFNVGVFLLTAISSIGVVGIFLAGWSSNNKYSVVSAMRSAVQMISYEMSLCLCLITAVILTGTMQVSGIVEAQSGPWGWLIVQGHVPALIAFVVFLIAGNAEANRGPFDMAEAESELTAGHHTEYSGMGFGFFYLAEFLNLFIIAGIAATVFLGGWAPIQIGVEAFDEVMQYIPGIVWFMGKAFLLVWLLMWIKWTFPRLRIDQILKLEWKYLMPMALVNLVLMTVIVALGLYIK from the coding sequence ATTTTCGATTTTTCACAAGTGACCACCTGGTTTCACGACTTACTGACACTGACGTGCGGACTGGGCGACTTTTGGGCCATACTCATTGAGTGTGTCCTCGTGGGCGCAGCCGTTTTGGGCGCTTACTCGGTCATTGCAATGATTCTGATTTTCATGGAGCGTAAGGTCTGCGCTTACTTCCAGTGCCGTATAGGCCCGGTTCGCGTAGGCCCCTGGGGACTGCTGCAGGTCGTGGCCGACGTCTTAAAGATGCTCATCAAGGAGATATTCTTTGTAGATAAGGCCGACAAACTGCTCTACATCGTAGCTCCTTTCCTGGTCATCTTCGGTTCGGTAGGTGCCTTCTGCTTCTTGCCTTGGAACCGTGGTGCCCAAATCTTGGACTTCAACGTGGGCGTCTTTCTGCTGACGGCTATCTCGTCTATTGGCGTGGTAGGTATCTTCTTGGCAGGTTGGAGCTCTAACAACAAATACTCGGTGGTTTCTGCCATGCGTTCGGCTGTTCAGATGATCTCCTACGAGATGTCTCTCTGCCTGTGTCTGATCACTGCTGTCATCCTGACAGGAACGATGCAGGTGAGCGGTATCGTAGAAGCCCAGAGCGGACCTTGGGGCTGGCTCATCGTTCAGGGACATGTGCCTGCGCTGATTGCTTTCGTCGTGTTCCTCATTGCCGGCAATGCAGAGGCTAACCGTGGTCCCTTCGATATGGCAGAGGCAGAGAGTGAGCTGACCGCTGGTCATCATACAGAGTATAGCGGTATGGGCTTCGGCTTCTTCTATTTGGCAGAGTTCCTAAACCTCTTTATTATCGCTGGTATCGCTGCTACCGTATTCCTTGGCGGATGGGCACCCATTCAGATTGGTGTTGAAGCATTCGATGAGGTCATGCAGTACATTCCCGGCATTGTGTGGTTCATGGGTAAGGCTTTCTTGCTGGTATGGTTGCTGATGTGGATTAAGTGGACATTCCCCCGTCTGCGTATCGACCAGATACTGAAGCTGGAATGGAAGTATCTGATGCCAATGGCTCTCGTCAACTTGGTGTTGATGACCGTCATTGTAGCTTTGGGTCTTTATATTAAATAA
- a CDS encoding NADH-quinone oxidoreductase subunit C yields MKLEFLSFDFEKFAAEMQNLKEKKGLDFLVTIVGEDFGEEGLGCVYILENTNTHERVSVKMLAKNVDGESVIPTVVNLWKGAELLEREVFDFLGIKFLGHPDMRRLFLRNDFQGFPLRKDFVATNEYTLDDDQEPDYGLEYSLDRDGKLCVKENRLFANDDYVVNIGPQHPSTHGVLRLQTVLEGETVKRVYPHLGYIHRGIEKMWESMTYPQTLALTDRLNYLCAMMQRHALVGVIEEAMEVELTDRIHYIRTIMDELQRLDSHLLFTSCCAQDLGALTAFLYGMRDREHVLNVMEETTGGRLIQNYYRIGGLQDDIDPNFVKNVKDLIKYLRPMIQEYMDVFGNNVITHNRLENVGPMSLEDCINYGVTGPAGRASGWKNDVRKNHPYDMYGKVDFEQCLETTNDSMGRYMVHINEMYQSLNIIEQLIDNIPEGDFYVKQKPIIKVPEGQWYFSVEGAAGEFGVYLDSKGDKSPYRMKMRPMGLSLVGALDPMLRGQKIADLVTTGAAIDIVIPDIDR; encoded by the coding sequence ATGAAATTAGAGTTCTTATCATTCGACTTTGAGAAGTTTGCTGCAGAGATGCAGAACTTGAAGGAGAAGAAGGGGCTTGACTTCTTGGTGACCATCGTCGGCGAAGACTTTGGCGAAGAGGGGTTGGGCTGTGTCTATATATTAGAGAATACGAACACGCACGAGCGCGTGAGTGTCAAGATGCTGGCCAAAAACGTTGACGGCGAAAGCGTCATTCCTACGGTTGTGAACCTGTGGAAGGGCGCCGAGCTGCTGGAGCGAGAGGTGTTCGACTTCTTGGGAATCAAGTTCCTGGGGCATCCCGACATGCGCCGTCTGTTCTTGCGCAATGATTTCCAGGGCTTCCCCCTGCGCAAGGACTTCGTGGCAACCAACGAATATACCCTTGATGACGACCAGGAACCCGACTACGGACTGGAGTACAGTCTGGACAGGGACGGCAAGCTGTGTGTGAAAGAGAACCGCCTGTTTGCCAACGACGACTACGTGGTGAACATTGGTCCGCAGCACCCCTCAACCCACGGTGTGCTCCGCTTGCAGACCGTGCTGGAGGGTGAGACCGTCAAGCGCGTATATCCTCATCTGGGCTATATCCACCGTGGTATAGAGAAGATGTGGGAGTCAATGACCTATCCTCAGACCTTGGCATTGACAGACCGTCTGAACTATCTCTGTGCCATGATGCAGCGCCATGCCTTGGTAGGTGTGATCGAAGAAGCCATGGAGGTGGAACTGACAGACCGTATTCACTACATCCGTACCATCATGGACGAGCTGCAGCGACTGGACAGTCACCTGCTGTTCACCTCTTGCTGTGCACAAGACCTGGGCGCACTCACCGCTTTCCTCTATGGCATGCGTGACCGCGAGCACGTGCTCAACGTGATGGAGGAGACCACTGGCGGTCGCCTGATTCAGAACTACTATCGCATTGGCGGGTTGCAGGACGACATCGATCCCAACTTCGTGAAGAACGTGAAGGACCTGATCAAATATCTGCGTCCGATGATTCAGGAATACATGGATGTGTTTGGCAATAATGTCATCACACACAACCGATTGGAGAACGTAGGTCCGATGTCTCTCGAGGATTGTATCAACTATGGTGTGACTGGTCCTGCAGGACGAGCTTCGGGTTGGAAGAACGACGTGCGTAAGAACCATCCATACGATATGTATGGCAAGGTGGACTTCGAACAATGTCTTGAGACCACCAACGACTCTATGGGCCGTTATATGGTACATATCAATGAGATGTATCAGAGCTTGAACATCATCGAGCAGCTTATCGACAACATTCCAGAGGGCGACTTCTACGTGAAGCAGAAACCCATCATCAAGGTGCCTGAAGGACAGTGGTACTTCTCGGTTGAGGGTGCCGCAGGCGAGTTTGGCGTATATCTCGACTCAAAAGGCGACAAGAGCCCTTATCGCATGAAGATGCGTCCAATGGGCCTCTCGCTGGTGGGCGCACTCGATCCGATGTTGCGCGGACAGAAGATTGCCGACCTGGTAACCACTGGCGCAGCCATCGATATTGTTATACCTGATATTGATAGATAG